In Rhodothermales bacterium, one genomic interval encodes:
- a CDS encoding YetF domain-containing protein: MNWITTSGSAVLMVIVSAVGMYAALILLTRLFGLRSFSKMSGFDFAVTVSIGSILAGTVLTPSPPLLQALVALATLYALQIGLAAWRARSSTVADVVDNQPVLLMAGRTILHDNLRRVNVSEADLRAKLREANVLSLDSVHAVVFESTGDVSVLHGDADDFDPWLLDGVDDADRIAHPESHSGPS; this comes from the coding sequence ATGAACTGGATTACGACGTCCGGCTCCGCCGTCCTCATGGTCATCGTCTCGGCGGTCGGGATGTACGCCGCGCTGATCCTGCTGACGCGGCTCTTCGGGCTGCGCAGCTTCTCGAAGATGTCGGGCTTCGACTTCGCCGTCACGGTCTCCATCGGGTCGATCCTCGCGGGCACCGTGCTCACGCCGAGCCCGCCGCTGCTGCAGGCGCTCGTCGCGCTCGCCACGCTCTACGCCCTGCAGATCGGCCTCGCCGCGTGGCGCGCGCGCTCGTCGACCGTCGCCGACGTCGTCGATAACCAGCCCGTGCTGCTGATGGCCGGGCGCACCATCCTCCACGACAACCTCCGCCGCGTCAACGTCTCCGAGGCCGACCTCCGCGCCAAGCTGCGTGAGGCCAACGTGCTCTCGCTCGACAGCGTCCACGCCGTCGTCTTCGAGTCGACCGGCGACGTCTCCGTCCTCCACGGCGACGCCGACGACTTCGACCCGTGGCTGCTCGACGGGGTGGACGACGCCGACCGCATCGCCCACCCGGAGAGCCATTCGGGACCGTCGTAG
- a CDS encoding phosphoglucomutase/phosphomannomutase family protein encodes MTPIKFGTDGWRAVIADGYTFANLERVARATARWLHSIAQQGADGTPSAVIGYDTRFQGEAFAAHVARVLASAGIRVQLADSFVTTPSVSWATKEYGHDAGIVITASHNPPKYSGFKIKASFGGPAFPEHIAAVEAELDKADTFELHPLDALRADGLIESINLREAYRHVLRDRLDIEGIRRSGLKVGVDPMWGAGMGTVTDLLGRDNVVEVHDEHNPGMHGQPPEPIERNLEYLSRLVVEEGCDVGLAFDGDADRIGMMDEEGRFVDSHKILALLVKYLHEEKGLGGTVVKTFSTSDMLDRMGAALGLPVEATPVGFKYIAPKIVEGDVLVGGEESGGIAVKGHVPERDGIYIGLTVVEMMMARGLRLSELVEELQDAYGPLFYARQDLHTTQAKKEAFLDRLANRRPDAIGGDAVTSVEDLDGVKFRFADGWLMFRASGTEPVLRIYAEASSQDRADGLVQAGVDLVEG; translated from the coding sequence ATGACCCCCATCAAGTTCGGCACCGACGGTTGGCGCGCCGTCATCGCAGACGGCTACACCTTCGCCAACCTCGAACGCGTGGCCCGCGCCACGGCGCGGTGGCTCCACTCCATTGCGCAACAGGGTGCCGACGGCACGCCCTCCGCCGTGATCGGCTACGACACGCGGTTCCAGGGCGAGGCCTTCGCCGCCCACGTCGCCCGCGTGCTCGCCTCCGCCGGCATCCGCGTCCAACTCGCCGACTCGTTCGTCACCACGCCGAGCGTGAGCTGGGCCACGAAGGAGTACGGCCACGACGCCGGCATCGTCATCACGGCGAGCCACAACCCGCCGAAATACAGCGGATTCAAAATCAAAGCCAGCTTCGGCGGCCCCGCCTTCCCCGAACACATCGCGGCGGTCGAGGCCGAACTCGACAAGGCCGACACGTTCGAGCTGCACCCACTCGACGCGCTCCGTGCCGACGGCCTCATCGAGTCGATCAATCTCCGCGAGGCGTACCGCCACGTGCTCCGCGACCGGCTCGACATCGAGGGCATCCGACGCTCCGGGCTGAAGGTCGGCGTCGACCCCATGTGGGGCGCGGGGATGGGGACGGTCACGGATCTGCTCGGGCGCGACAACGTCGTCGAGGTCCACGACGAGCACAACCCCGGCATGCACGGGCAGCCGCCCGAGCCCATCGAGCGCAACCTGGAGTACCTCTCGCGCCTCGTCGTCGAAGAGGGCTGCGACGTCGGGCTCGCCTTCGACGGCGACGCCGACCGGATCGGGATGATGGACGAGGAGGGGCGGTTCGTCGACTCGCACAAGATCCTCGCGCTCCTCGTCAAGTACCTCCACGAGGAGAAAGGCCTCGGCGGCACCGTCGTCAAGACGTTCTCGACGAGTGACATGCTCGACCGGATGGGCGCGGCGCTCGGGCTCCCGGTCGAGGCGACGCCGGTCGGATTCAAGTACATCGCGCCGAAGATCGTCGAGGGCGACGTGCTGGTCGGCGGCGAGGAGTCGGGGGGGATCGCGGTGAAGGGCCACGTGCCGGAGCGCGACGGGATTTACATCGGGCTCACCGTCGTCGAGATGATGATGGCGCGCGGGCTGCGGCTCTCCGAACTCGTCGAGGAATTGCAGGACGCCTACGGCCCGCTGTTCTACGCCCGGCAGGACCTCCACACGACGCAGGCGAAAAAGGAGGCTTTCCTCGACCGTCTCGCCAACCGCCGCCCCGACGCGATTGGTGGCGACGCCGTGACCTCGGTCGAAGACCTCGACGGCGTCAAGTTCCGCTTCGCCGACGGCTGGCTGATGTTCCGCGCCTCCGGCACCGAGCCCGTCCTCCGCATCTACGCCGAAGCGTCGTCGCAGGACCGCGCCGACGGGCTCGTGCAGGCGGGCGTGGACCTCGTCGAAGGCTGA
- a CDS encoding S9 family peptidase — protein MMLLPLRHALRWGGRLSLLVALLAPAAFAQTDVLTPYDIARIETVGSVAVAPDGERVAYTVSVPRDPFDTNASPYSELYVYDVDDDTHRGLRGGAVTHSRVAWTPDGRLSFLTKAADGDARPALYVMDPATGEMERALSFATSIGAYAWSPDGNRVAFIAEEPVDAADPVLPYQPEIYEEESADSKLWIATPFSDAAPRMMDLAGTVYDLAWRPDGEQIAVAVAPTPFVDDSYMSQRIRILDAATGAVVARIENPGKLGSFAWSPDGAHLAFISAADINDPAAGRLMVADTQTGSFDDVLPGYEGHVNAIAWEDDDTIRYAADRGVESVMQRVRLTGGGGLLLSGGFATFGSFSMSDDGDVIAFSADSPQHPSELYVMAGGAPKRVTDTNPWLTEKRLAPQEVVEFPARDGLMLQGMLIRPLDYEEGTRVPLVMVVHGGPESHYTNGWLTGYSLLGQMAAAKGYAVFYPNYRGSTGRGVAFSKTSQGEPAGAEFDDLVDGVDYLVKTGLVDGDKVGVTGGSYGGYATGWLATRYSERFAAGVMFVGISNNISKVGTTDIPNEEFEVHARKRVWDDWQFFLERSPIYYAGQSVTPLLIMHGAEDPRVHPSQSLELYRHLKLRGQAPVRLVYYPGEGHGNRSATARFDYTLRALRWFDHYLIGPGGEPPPADVSNLAEEARPMMKDMMDGAGSN, from the coding sequence ATGATGCTCCTCCCTCTTCGCCACGCCCTCCGATGGGGCGGGCGCCTCAGCCTGCTCGTGGCCCTGCTCGCCCCCGCCGCGTTCGCACAAACAGACGTACTCACGCCCTACGACATCGCCCGCATCGAGACGGTCGGGAGTGTGGCCGTGGCGCCCGACGGCGAGCGCGTGGCCTACACCGTCAGCGTCCCGCGCGACCCGTTCGATACGAACGCGTCGCCCTATTCCGAGCTCTACGTCTACGACGTGGACGACGACACGCACCGCGGCCTCCGTGGCGGCGCCGTCACGCACAGCCGCGTCGCCTGGACGCCCGACGGCCGCCTCTCCTTCCTCACGAAGGCCGCCGATGGCGACGCCCGCCCGGCCCTCTACGTCATGGACCCGGCGACGGGCGAGATGGAGCGGGCGCTGAGCTTCGCCACCTCGATCGGAGCCTATGCGTGGAGCCCCGACGGCAACCGCGTCGCCTTCATCGCCGAGGAGCCGGTGGACGCGGCCGATCCGGTCCTCCCCTACCAGCCCGAGATCTACGAAGAGGAGTCGGCCGATAGCAAGCTGTGGATCGCTACGCCATTCTCCGATGCCGCGCCGCGGATGATGGACCTCGCAGGCACGGTTTACGACCTCGCATGGCGCCCCGATGGCGAGCAGATCGCCGTCGCCGTCGCGCCGACGCCGTTCGTCGACGACTCGTACATGAGCCAGCGCATCCGCATCCTCGACGCCGCGACCGGCGCCGTCGTGGCGCGGATCGAGAACCCCGGCAAGCTCGGCTCCTTCGCGTGGAGCCCGGACGGCGCGCACCTCGCCTTCATCTCCGCCGCCGATATCAACGACCCCGCCGCCGGCCGCCTGATGGTCGCCGACACGCAGACGGGCTCGTTCGACGACGTCCTCCCCGGTTACGAAGGCCACGTCAACGCGATCGCGTGGGAGGATGACGACACGATCCGCTACGCGGCCGATCGCGGCGTCGAGTCCGTGATGCAGCGCGTCCGGCTCACGGGCGGCGGCGGCCTGCTCCTCTCCGGAGGCTTCGCCACGTTCGGCAGCTTCTCGATGTCCGACGACGGCGATGTCATCGCCTTCTCGGCGGACAGCCCGCAACATCCGTCCGAACTGTACGTGATGGCCGGAGGCGCCCCGAAGCGCGTGACCGACACGAACCCGTGGCTCACCGAGAAGCGCCTCGCGCCGCAGGAGGTCGTCGAGTTTCCGGCGCGCGACGGGCTGATGCTGCAAGGGATGTTGATCCGTCCGCTCGATTACGAGGAGGGCACGCGCGTGCCGCTCGTGATGGTCGTCCACGGCGGGCCGGAGAGCCACTACACCAACGGCTGGCTCACGGGCTACTCGCTCCTCGGGCAGATGGCGGCGGCGAAGGGCTACGCCGTGTTCTACCCCAACTACCGCGGCTCGACCGGGCGCGGCGTCGCCTTTTCGAAGACGAGCCAGGGCGAGCCCGCCGGCGCCGAGTTCGACGACCTCGTCGACGGCGTGGACTACCTCGTCAAGACCGGGCTCGTGGATGGCGACAAGGTCGGCGTGACGGGTGGCTCGTACGGCGGCTACGCGACGGGATGGCTCGCCACGCGCTACTCCGAGCGCTTCGCCGCCGGGGTGATGTTCGTCGGCATCTCGAATAACATCTCGAAGGTGGGCACGACGGACATCCCGAACGAGGAGTTCGAGGTCCACGCGCGTAAGCGGGTGTGGGACGACTGGCAGTTCTTCCTCGAACGGAGCCCGATCTACTACGCCGGCCAGTCGGTGACCCCGCTCCTCATCATGCATGGCGCCGAGGACCCGCGCGTCCACCCGAGCCAGTCGCTGGAGCTGTACCGTCACCTCAAGCTGCGCGGGCAGGCGCCGGTCCGGCTCGTCTACTACCCCGGCGAGGGCCACGGCAACCGCTCTGCCACGGCGCGCTTCGACTACACCCTCCGCGCCCTCCGCTGGTTCGACCACTACCTCATCGGCCCCGGTGGCGAGCCCCCGCCCGCCGACGTCTCCAACCTCGCCGAAGAGGCGCGGCCGATGATGAAGGACATGATGGACGGCGCCGGCTCCAACTAG
- a CDS encoding OsmC family protein: protein MSAHRATVRWQPTDAPFTYATYSRTHRWHFEGGTEVDASAAPAYRGDPALVDPEEAFVASLASCHLLTFLALAARDGLVVTGYEDEAEGVLAKNADGRLAVTRVVLRPRVTFGGAAPSAEVMAEMHERAHAACFIANSVRTEVVVEPVAVR, encoded by the coding sequence ATGTCTGCCCACCGCGCCACCGTCCGCTGGCAGCCCACCGACGCGCCGTTCACGTACGCTACGTATTCCCGCACCCACCGCTGGCACTTCGAGGGCGGAACGGAGGTCGACGCATCGGCCGCGCCGGCGTATCGGGGGGACCCGGCGCTCGTGGACCCCGAGGAGGCGTTCGTCGCCTCTCTGGCGAGCTGTCACCTGCTGACGTTCCTCGCGCTTGCCGCGCGCGACGGGCTCGTCGTGACGGGCTATGAGGACGAGGCGGAGGGCGTGCTGGCGAAGAACGCGGATGGACGGCTCGCCGTGACGCGCGTCGTGCTGCGGCCCCGCGTCACGTTCGGCGGGGCGGCGCCGTCGGCGGAGGTCATGGCGGAGATGCACGAGCGGGCGCACGCCGCGTGCTTCATCGCCAACTCCGTCCGCACCGAGGTCGTCGTGGAGCCCGTCGCCGTCCGGTGA
- a CDS encoding formate--tetrahydrofolate ligase, whose translation MLTSIEIAQQSPLRHMREFMAELDLAEEEFEFYGKFTGKIRLSVLDRFADRPDGKLILVTAMSPTPQGEGKTLTTIGIGQALGRLGKRGMITLREPSLGPVFGIKGGAAGGGYAQVLPMEKINLHFNGDLHALTTAHNLLAALLDNHLFRGNDLGFDVTGPLWGRALDMNDRALRHVVVGLGGRLGGVPREDGFVITAASEIMAILALARDRADLKDRLGRIIVGYTRDGEPLRAHDLEAEGALAVVLNEAIMPNLVQTMEGTPALVHAGPFANIAHGTASVLSDRIARKLADYVVTEAGFGADLGAEKFFHIVNRQADLWPSAVVVVATCRAVRYHGEADPTVPADAAAFGRGLTNLERHVRNMQQFGSPVVVAVNRFPDDSEEELTMMAEACEAWGVPCVPHEAFAHGGAGAEALAETVVALADGNPDPTPRFLYDLDDTVEEKIYAVATRMYGASDIYFESGARKALDRLVALGFGDLPICIAKTQSSFSDDSKRRGAPSGWTLTVTDVQLSAGAGFLVVVCGNMMLMPGLGARPAALGMDVNDEGMITGLF comes from the coding sequence GTGCTCACCAGCATCGAGATCGCCCAGCAGTCGCCCCTCCGCCACATGCGCGAGTTCATGGCCGAACTGGACCTCGCCGAAGAGGAGTTCGAGTTCTACGGCAAGTTCACCGGCAAAATCCGGCTGAGCGTGCTCGACCGCTTCGCCGACCGGCCCGACGGCAAGCTCATCCTCGTCACCGCGATGTCGCCGACGCCGCAAGGCGAGGGCAAGACGCTGACGACGATCGGGATCGGGCAGGCGCTCGGACGGCTCGGCAAGCGCGGGATGATCACGCTCCGCGAGCCCTCGCTCGGGCCGGTGTTCGGGATCAAGGGCGGCGCGGCCGGCGGCGGCTACGCCCAGGTCCTCCCGATGGAGAAGATCAACCTCCACTTCAACGGCGACCTCCACGCGCTCACGACGGCGCACAACCTCCTCGCCGCGCTCCTCGACAACCACCTCTTCCGCGGCAACGACCTCGGCTTCGACGTGACCGGCCCGCTGTGGGGCCGCGCGCTCGACATGAACGACCGCGCGCTCCGCCACGTCGTCGTCGGCCTCGGCGGGCGGCTCGGCGGCGTCCCGCGCGAGGATGGCTTCGTCATCACCGCCGCCTCCGAGATCATGGCGATCCTCGCGCTCGCCCGCGACCGCGCCGACCTCAAAGACCGCCTCGGCCGGATCATCGTCGGCTACACGCGCGACGGGGAGCCGCTCCGCGCCCACGACCTCGAAGCTGAGGGCGCGCTCGCCGTCGTGCTCAACGAGGCCATCATGCCGAACCTCGTGCAGACGATGGAGGGCACGCCCGCGCTCGTCCACGCCGGCCCGTTCGCCAACATCGCCCACGGCACGGCCTCCGTCCTCTCCGACCGCATCGCCCGCAAGCTCGCCGACTACGTCGTGACCGAGGCCGGCTTCGGCGCCGACCTCGGGGCCGAGAAGTTCTTCCACATCGTCAACCGGCAGGCCGACCTCTGGCCCTCCGCCGTCGTCGTCGTGGCGACATGCCGCGCCGTCCGCTACCACGGCGAGGCCGACCCGACGGTGCCCGCCGATGCCGCCGCGTTCGGGCGCGGGCTGACGAACCTCGAACGTCACGTCCGCAACATGCAGCAGTTCGGCTCGCCCGTCGTCGTCGCCGTCAACCGCTTCCCCGACGACTCGGAGGAGGAACTGACGATGATGGCGGAGGCGTGCGAGGCGTGGGGCGTGCCGTGCGTCCCGCACGAGGCGTTCGCGCACGGCGGGGCCGGGGCCGAAGCCCTCGCCGAGACTGTCGTCGCCCTCGCCGACGGCAACCCCGACCCGACCCCGCGCTTCCTCTACGACCTCGACGACACCGTCGAGGAGAAGATCTACGCCGTCGCCACGCGGATGTACGGCGCGAGCGACATCTACTTCGAGAGCGGCGCGCGGAAGGCACTCGACCGCCTCGTCGCGCTCGGCTTCGGCGACCTGCCGATCTGCATCGCCAAAACGCAGTCGTCGTTCTCCGACGATTCGAAACGGCGCGGCGCACCGAGCGGCTGGACGCTCACCGTCACCGACGTGCAGCTCTCGGCCGGCGCGGGCTTCCTCGTCGTCGTCTGCGGCAACATGATGCTGATGCCGGGGCTCGGCGCGCGCCCCGCCGCGCTCGGGATGGACGTCAACGACGAGGGGATGATCACCGGGCTATTCTGA
- a CDS encoding trimeric intracellular cation channel family protein, producing the protein MTLYALDLLGVAVFAISGALAAGRKSLDLLGVFVVAVVTAIGGGTIRDVLLDRSPIFWIEDTTYLLVIGLAAAATIPTARAVPSVKRGTAPRRALLIADAFGLALFTVSGARIALEADLPGVIAVVMGAVTGTAGGAIRDVLTSEIPLILRRDLYATASLAGGLVYVGLVALAGPTLAAAFVGAGVVVALRLAAIVWGLDLPVFRLHRGASES; encoded by the coding sequence ATGACGCTCTACGCGCTCGACCTCCTCGGCGTGGCCGTCTTCGCCATCAGTGGGGCTCTCGCCGCCGGCCGCAAAAGCCTCGACCTCCTCGGCGTCTTCGTGGTGGCCGTCGTGACGGCGATCGGGGGCGGGACGATCCGCGACGTGCTCCTCGACCGGAGTCCGATCTTCTGGATCGAGGACACGACCTACCTCCTCGTGATCGGCCTCGCCGCCGCGGCGACGATCCCCACGGCCCGCGCCGTTCCGTCGGTGAAGCGGGGGACGGCCCCGCGCCGCGCCCTCCTCATCGCCGACGCCTTCGGCCTCGCGCTCTTCACCGTCAGCGGCGCGCGGATCGCCCTCGAAGCCGACCTCCCCGGCGTGATCGCGGTCGTGATGGGGGCGGTCACGGGGACGGCGGGCGGGGCCATCCGCGACGTGCTCACGAGCGAGATCCCGCTCATCCTCCGGCGCGACCTCTACGCCACGGCCTCGCTCGCGGGGGGGCTCGTCTACGTCGGTCTCGTCGCGCTCGCCGGGCCGACGCTCGCGGCGGCGTTCGTCGGGGCGGGCGTGGTCGTCGCACTCCGCCTCGCGGCGATCGTCTGGGGCCTCGACCTCCCCGTCTTTCGTCTCCATCGCGGCGCGTCGGAGTCGTAG
- a CDS encoding T9SS type A sorting domain-containing protein yields the protein MHRLVLLFLAVLLAVPSSAQEGTWDYYVPGYPGSWDGPSIARDGDNTWIAVQGGGSGGVEGALLRHDRRTGRVTTYTPFNSGLPSARIAALALGAEGELWVGIPWLDGGDGAIARFRDGAWTVYDAANTPELRGEVTTLHVDAAGALWVGTYGGILRFDGTAWTAYTTANSDFPLSYVRAIHSDESGVLWAGGWGLARFDGIGWTAWTPDNSDLPNDGMIALAVTGPDEVWAGTQQEGLVHLDAGEVTIYTRDEWPMDTIRPDRLAVAPDGSVWGTAGNLFRIVDDVLLEVETEGFSVSRTFVLDGDELWSWLAVAPEYEGQLGYVETTGGMVSAPTTFSLGPNDTWLPAVAWGPDGALYFGTQSYGVGRFDGRDWTHWHPYWTGLPDGRIDDLAVDRDGGLWAAPAGGGPARFDGEVWTEYTDGLPADLSGTRALAVVLEPGGTETMWAALERWGDAGQGAALARFNGTSWEWLTPSGVDLFSTYIHAAAGDADGNVWLATRDLGVVRTDGETAMSYTSADGLPTDYVTDIAVDAGGTVWATSPFGALARFDGAAWSVVPASATGVTEPASVAVDPQGGVWVGGESAAAQFDGETWRSFTSQNAPLPPADSLGGFPFVSIAPGPDGRVAFGTAFRGLFVYTPAGIVPAEDDAAAPAALLLEQSFPNPTADAATIRFYVPPANGAPVRLDVLDVLGRRVATLVEGPLAPGPHEVGFDASSLPTGTYLYRVSVGQVVVTRRLLVVH from the coding sequence ATGCATCGTCTCGTCCTACTCTTTCTTGCCGTTCTTCTCGCCGTGCCGTCGTCCGCGCAAGAGGGGACTTGGGACTACTATGTCCCCGGTTACCCGGGCAGTTGGGATGGTCCCAGCATCGCCCGCGATGGCGACAACACCTGGATCGCCGTGCAAGGGGGCGGCTCGGGCGGCGTTGAGGGCGCGCTCCTCCGCCACGACCGCCGGACGGGTCGCGTTACGACCTACACCCCGTTCAATTCCGGCCTGCCGAGCGCTCGTATCGCCGCGCTCGCCCTCGGTGCCGAGGGTGAGCTGTGGGTCGGGATCCCGTGGCTCGATGGAGGCGACGGGGCCATCGCGCGCTTCCGCGACGGGGCGTGGACGGTGTACGACGCCGCGAACACGCCGGAACTGCGCGGCGAAGTCACTACGCTGCACGTGGACGCCGCTGGCGCGCTGTGGGTCGGGACCTACGGTGGGATTCTCCGCTTCGACGGGACGGCCTGGACGGCGTACACGACGGCCAACTCGGATTTCCCGCTCTCCTACGTCCGGGCGATCCATAGCGACGAGAGCGGGGTGCTCTGGGCGGGCGGCTGGGGGCTCGCACGCTTCGACGGTATCGGTTGGACGGCGTGGACTCCCGATAACTCGGACCTCCCCAACGACGGGATGATCGCTCTCGCCGTGACGGGGCCGGACGAGGTGTGGGCCGGCACGCAGCAGGAGGGTCTCGTCCACCTCGACGCCGGCGAGGTCACCATCTACACCCGCGACGAATGGCCGATGGATACGATCCGGCCCGACAGGCTCGCCGTGGCACCGGACGGGAGTGTGTGGGGCACCGCCGGCAACCTCTTCCGCATCGTGGACGATGTCCTCCTTGAAGTAGAGACGGAGGGGTTTTCGGTGTCTCGCACGTTTGTGCTCGACGGTGACGAGCTGTGGTCGTGGCTGGCCGTGGCGCCTGAGTACGAAGGGCAGTTGGGCTACGTCGAGACGACGGGCGGGATGGTCTCGGCCCCGACGACGTTCTCGCTGGGTCCGAACGATACGTGGCTACCCGCCGTCGCCTGGGGGCCGGATGGTGCGCTCTATTTCGGTACGCAGAGCTACGGTGTCGGCCGCTTCGACGGGCGGGACTGGACGCACTGGCACCCCTACTGGACCGGCCTCCCAGACGGCCGCATCGACGATCTCGCTGTCGACCGCGACGGTGGCCTGTGGGCCGCCCCGGCTGGCGGCGGCCCAGCACGTTTCGACGGCGAGGTCTGGACGGAGTACACCGATGGCCTACCGGCCGACCTCAGCGGCACCCGCGCCCTCGCCGTCGTCCTGGAGCCCGGCGGGACGGAGACGATGTGGGCAGCGCTCGAACGCTGGGGCGATGCGGGCCAGGGCGCCGCACTCGCTCGATTCAACGGGACCTCGTGGGAGTGGCTCACGCCCTCCGGCGTCGACCTCTTCTCGACATACATCCACGCTGCGGCTGGAGACGCCGACGGTAACGTGTGGCTGGCGACGCGGGATCTCGGCGTGGTCCGGACTGACGGGGAAACGGCGATGTCCTACACCTCTGCCGACGGACTCCCGACGGACTACGTCACCGACATCGCCGTGGATGCTGGGGGTACGGTGTGGGCCACGTCTCCTTTCGGAGCGCTGGCGCGCTTCGATGGAGCGGCGTGGTCGGTGGTGCCCGCTAGCGCCACGGGCGTCACCGAGCCTGCTAGCGTCGCGGTCGACCCGCAAGGGGGCGTGTGGGTTGGCGGCGAGAGCGCGGCGGCGCAGTTCGACGGCGAGACCTGGAGGAGCTTCACCTCGCAGAACGCCCCGCTCCCCCCCGCCGACTCGCTGGGCGGCTTCCCGTTCGTCTCCATCGCGCCGGGGCCGGACGGCCGCGTGGCGTTTGGGACGGCTTTCCGCGGCCTCTTCGTCTATACCCCCGCTGGGATCGTGCCGGCGGAAGACGACGCTGCGGCGCCTGCGGCGCTGCTACTAGAGCAGAGCTTTCCGAACCCGACCGCTGACGCGGCGACGATCCGTTTCTACGTGCCGCCGGCGAACGGTGCCCCCGTTCGTCTGGACGTACTTGACGTGCTCGGTCGCCGTGTCGCGACGCTTGTCGAGGGGCCGCTCGCGCCGGGTCCCCACGAGGTCGGCTTCGATGCTTCGTCCCTTCCAACAGGAACGTACCTCTATCGTGTCTCAGTCGGACAGGTGGTAGTTACGCGTCGCCTGCTCGTCGTTCACTGA
- the recN gene encoding DNA repair protein RecN: protein MLRLYRRFHERAMLRSLHIRDYALIEALEVEFDSGLNIITGETGAGKSILLGALGLILGERASTEAVRAGAKKAVIEGLFDDANEGRLPDLLRANEIEPNENGVLIVRREVSGTHSRAFVNDTPATLAVLRDVAEQLLDLHGQHEHQSLLRTETHLALLDDFGGLGGLVTTYADHYADVLRLGRERDTLVRREKQLEQQKSLIEFQIGEIDAVAPEADEEDALEAERRILENAETLFEATSGLYEMLYESEDAIYDRLVVVRNELRDLARIDSAFEATLAEMQSAEIAVEEATKFLQDYNARIEFNPERLEGIRERLGQLETLKRKYGGSLDAVLDHRREIGETYALAADFEGAIARLDGQIGEAQTRLSEAAYRLSQKRHEVAERIEKMIRQELADLGMPHSQFVVEFAHEADAAGWVAFPNGPRTERLRAFPHGADVVEFYITTNVGEVPRPLAKVASGGEISRIMLALKTILAKSERLPILVFDEIDVGISGEIARRVGESMQRLGAYHQIIAITHLPQIAALGDHHFLVEKYVEGKRTKTRIKRLADDQRAREVAALVSGEAVSEAALASARELISAGRRE from the coding sequence ATGCTGCGTCTCTACCGCCGATTCCACGAACGCGCTATGCTCCGCAGCCTCCACATCCGCGACTACGCCCTCATCGAGGCGCTCGAGGTCGAGTTCGACAGCGGGCTCAACATCATCACCGGCGAGACGGGCGCGGGCAAGAGCATCCTCCTCGGCGCGCTCGGCCTCATCCTCGGCGAGCGAGCCTCGACCGAGGCCGTCCGCGCGGGTGCGAAAAAGGCCGTCATCGAGGGCCTCTTCGACGACGCGAACGAGGGGCGGCTGCCCGACCTCCTCCGCGCGAACGAGATCGAGCCGAACGAGAACGGCGTGCTCATCGTCCGCCGCGAGGTCTCGGGCACGCACAGCCGCGCCTTCGTCAACGACACGCCCGCCACGCTCGCCGTGCTCCGCGACGTGGCCGAGCAGCTCCTCGACCTCCACGGCCAGCACGAGCACCAGTCGCTCCTCCGCACCGAGACCCACCTCGCGCTCCTCGACGACTTCGGCGGCCTCGGCGGGCTCGTGACGACCTACGCCGACCACTACGCCGACGTCCTCCGGCTCGGGCGCGAGCGCGACACGCTCGTCCGCCGTGAGAAGCAACTCGAACAGCAGAAGTCGCTCATCGAGTTTCAGATCGGCGAGATCGACGCCGTCGCGCCCGAGGCCGACGAGGAGGACGCGCTCGAAGCCGAGCGGCGGATTCTGGAGAACGCCGAGACCCTCTTCGAGGCCACGTCCGGCCTCTACGAGATGCTCTACGAGAGCGAAGACGCCATCTACGACCGCCTCGTCGTCGTCCGCAACGAGCTGCGCGACCTCGCCCGGATCGACAGCGCGTTCGAGGCGACGCTCGCCGAGATGCAGTCGGCCGAGATCGCCGTCGAGGAGGCGACGAAGTTCTTGCAGGACTACAACGCCCGGATCGAGTTCAATCCCGAGCGGCTCGAAGGCATCCGCGAGCGGCTCGGCCAGCTCGAAACGCTCAAACGGAAGTACGGCGGTTCGCTCGACGCCGTGCTCGACCACCGCCGCGAGATCGGCGAGACGTACGCGCTCGCCGCCGACTTCGAGGGCGCGATCGCCCGGCTCGACGGGCAGATCGGCGAGGCGCAGACGCGGCTCTCCGAGGCCGCGTACCGCCTGAGCCAGAAGCGCCACGAGGTTGCCGAGCGGATCGAGAAGATGATCCGGCAGGAGCTCGCCGACCTCGGGATGCCGCACAGCCAGTTCGTCGTCGAGTTCGCGCACGAGGCCGACGCGGCGGGGTGGGTCGCGTTCCCGAACGGGCCCCGGACGGAGCGGCTCCGGGCCTTCCCGCACGGCGCCGACGTGGTCGAGTTCTACATCACGACGAACGTCGGCGAGGTCCCGCGCCCGCTTGCAAAGGTGGCCTCCGGCGGCGAGATCAGCCGGATCATGCTCGCGCTCAAGACCATCCTCGCCAAGAGCGAGCGGCTCCCGATCCTCGTCTTCGACGAGATCGACGTGGGGATCTCCGGCGAGATCGCGCGGCGCGTCGGCGAGAGCATGCAGCGGCTCGGGGCCTACCACCAGATCATCGCCATCACGCACCTCCCGCAGATCGCCGCGCTCGGCGACCACCACTTCCTCGTCGAGAAGTACGTCGAGGGGAAGCGGACGAAGACGCGGATCAAGCGGCTCGCCGACGACCAGCGGGCGCGCGAGGTGGCCGCGCTCGTCAGCGGCGAGGCCGTCAGCGAGGCCGCGCTCGCGAGCGCCCGCGAGCTGATCTCGGCGGGGAGACGGGAGTAG